From Arcobacter sp. CECT 8983, the proteins below share one genomic window:
- a CDS encoding flavodoxin, with protein sequence MKAIFYATSTGNTEEVANKIHEKLDGFELIDISSDGVDKINDCESVILGVSTWGEGELQDDWEDCFDDIQEIDFKDKKVALFGLGDQDSYGHEFVDALGIMYETLVEKNVQIVGETSTDGYDYEYSKAEVNGKFVGLVIDEDNQEDLTDERVENWCKQIKDLI encoded by the coding sequence ATGAAAGCAATATTTTATGCAACAAGTACAGGAAATACAGAAGAGGTTGCAAATAAAATTCATGAAAAATTAGATGGGTTTGAATTAATAGATATTTCAAGTGATGGCGTTGATAAAATCAATGATTGTGAATCAGTTATTTTAGGTGTTTCTACTTGGGGTGAGGGTGAATTACAAGATGATTGGGAAGATTGTTTTGATGATATACAAGAAATAGATTTTAAAGATAAAAAAGTTGCACTTTTTGGCTTAGGAGATCAAGACAGTTATGGTCATGAGTTTGTAGATGCTTTGGGAATTATGTATGAAACATTAGTTGAAAAAAATGTACAAATCGTAGGTGAAACTTCAACTGATGGGTATGATTATGAATATTCTAAAGCTGAGGTAAATGGGAAGTTTGTAGGATTAGTAATTGATGAAGATAATCAAGAAGATTTAACAGATGAAAGAGTAGAAAATTGGTGTAAGCAAATAAAAGATTTAATATAG
- a CDS encoding Opr family porin, whose product MKKISLIAASLLLSTNLVANSFDEAFKAGSVSGDITLYGEKQDNSGGNKDSGFSMGSIGLSYETGELNGFKAAVGFRGNHDFSEVEEDDYSDGSEKEAILHTANISYANKYLGLTLGRQEIDLEWLGDYHESAVLGITAIPNTTVVLGYTNRIAVADADAPLEDFDDFGETSEGKKIDYAAVIDAKYEGVKGLVVNPYFYDADNLANWFGLKVDYDTDMFGVTVHGASSNEDVSGTKDGDIAHIEGRLNIAGFGFNLGYITTDNNGGVGSMATLGENINPFDALRGGDGEKVYETDTETTYLNVNYEISGVELGAMYGEMEYGSDKDKEFDFTVDYGITDNLSIGALYVNLDAQDSDDDYDKLTLTVEYSF is encoded by the coding sequence ATGAAAAAAATAAGTTTAATTGCTGCATCTTTACTATTATCAACTAATTTAGTTGCTAATAGCTTTGATGAAGCTTTCAAAGCAGGTTCTGTAAGCGGTGACATTACACTATATGGTGAAAAGCAAGATAATAGTGGTGGAAATAAAGACTCAGGTTTTTCTATGGGGTCTATTGGACTTTCATATGAAACTGGTGAGCTAAATGGTTTTAAAGCAGCAGTAGGTTTTAGAGGAAATCACGATTTTTCTGAAGTAGAAGAAGATGATTATTCTGATGGAAGTGAAAAAGAAGCAATTCTTCATACTGCTAATATCTCGTATGCTAATAAATATTTAGGATTAACTCTTGGTAGACAAGAGATTGATTTAGAATGGTTAGGAGACTACCATGAATCAGCGGTTCTTGGCATTACTGCAATTCCTAATACAACTGTTGTACTTGGATATACAAATAGAATAGCAGTTGCAGATGCAGATGCACCTTTAGAAGATTTTGATGATTTTGGTGAAACAAGTGAAGGTAAAAAGATTGATTATGCTGCTGTAATAGATGCAAAATATGAAGGTGTAAAAGGTTTAGTTGTTAATCCTTATTTTTATGATGCAGACAATTTAGCTAACTGGTTTGGTTTAAAAGTTGATTATGATACTGATATGTTTGGTGTAACTGTGCATGGGGCAAGTTCAAATGAAGATGTTTCAGGAACAAAAGATGGAGATATCGCTCATATTGAAGGTAGATTAAATATTGCAGGATTTGGTTTTAATCTTGGATATATAACTACTGATAATAATGGTGGAGTAGGTTCAATGGCTACTTTAGGTGAGAATATTAATCCTTTTGATGCCTTAAGAGGTGGTGATGGTGAAAAGGTTTATGAAACAGATACCGAAACTACTTATTTAAATGTAAACTATGAAATATCTGGTGTTGAACTAGGAGCTATGTATGGTGAAATGGAATATGGAAGTGACAAAGATAAAGAGTTTGATTTTACTGTAGATTACGGAATCACTGATAACTTATCTATTGGTGCACTTTATGTAAATCTTGACGCCCAAGATAGTGATGATGATTATGATAAATTAACTTTAACAGTTGAGTATTCATTTTAA
- a CDS encoding succinylglutamate desuccinylase/aspartoacylase family protein translates to MKKLIIADTEIEANSNITLDLKLPKLYHSPMRLPIRIIRGRRDGPTIFVSAAVHGDELNGIEIIRRLRKLTILKKLKGTLILIPIVNTYGVTTLSRYMPDRRDLNRSFPGSKKGSLASRIAKIFFDEIVTKCDFGIDLHTASIHKSNLPQVRTDLNNPFTYNLAKAFEAPVVLHSELRHGSLREEAQNRGIPVLLYEAGEALRFDEKSIRIGVKGIINVLRETQMIPKTTKRKKFSLPIIAKTSQWIRSTESGIIRTIKGLGETVKEDEVIAYVDEPLDDMSYEIRASFDGIIIGKSEIPLIQEGDAIFHIAKFKNLETAENKIEYFHEDAIINNEFSELDKEEII, encoded by the coding sequence ATGAAAAAGCTAATAATAGCTGATACTGAAATAGAAGCAAATTCAAATATTACTTTAGATTTAAAGCTTCCAAAACTTTATCACTCTCCTATGAGATTACCTATTAGAATCATAAGAGGAAGAAGAGATGGTCCAACTATTTTTGTTAGTGCAGCTGTTCACGGGGATGAATTAAATGGTATTGAAATTATTAGAAGATTAAGAAAGCTTACTATTCTTAAAAAACTAAAAGGAACTTTGATTTTAATTCCTATTGTAAATACATATGGAGTAACAACTTTATCAAGATATATGCCAGATAGAAGAGATTTAAATAGATCTTTTCCTGGCTCAAAAAAAGGCTCACTTGCTAGTAGAATTGCAAAAATATTTTTTGATGAAATTGTTACAAAATGTGATTTTGGAATAGATTTACATACTGCTTCTATTCATAAATCAAATCTACCTCAAGTTCGTACAGATTTAAATAATCCTTTTACCTACAATCTTGCAAAAGCTTTTGAAGCACCAGTTGTTTTACACTCTGAATTAAGACATGGTTCATTAAGAGAAGAAGCCCAAAATAGAGGAATTCCTGTTTTACTTTATGAAGCAGGAGAAGCTTTAAGATTTGATGAGAAATCAATTAGAATAGGAGTAAAAGGAATAATAAATGTCTTAAGAGAGACACAAATGATTCCTAAAACAACTAAAAGAAAAAAATTTTCTCTTCCTATTATTGCAAAAACAAGTCAATGGATTAGATCAACTGAAAGTGGAATTATAAGAACTATTAAAGGCTTAGGAGAAACAGTTAAAGAAGATGAAGTTATAGCCTATGTTGATGAACCTTTAGATGACATGAGTTATGAAATAAGAGCAAGTTTTGATGGAATAATTATTGGTAAATCTGAAATTCCTTTAATCCAAGAAGGTGATGCTATTTTTCATATTGCAAAATTTAAGAATTTAGAAACAGCAGAAAATAAGATTGAATATTTCCATGAAGATGCCATAATTAATAATGAATTTTCTGAATTAGATAAAGAAGAGATTATATAA
- the rimK gene encoding 30S ribosomal protein S6--L-glutamate ligase, whose product MRVYILSRNSKLYSTRRLVEAGEKKGWEIKVIDYLRCTIEIIKGELLINYLGKKLPVPDAIIPRIGASRTFYGTAMVRHFEMMDVFSTSGNLAIARSRDKLRSLQVLSKNGVDMPRTVFASNKSSAKDVIALSGGAPLVLKILEGTQGVGVVLLDSEKAAKSVLDAFYGMDVNLLVQEFIEEAGGADIRALVVGGEVVGAMKRQGAEGDFRSNLHQGGSATSYKLNRKEKSTALAAAKAMGLGVCGVDMIPSSRGPLVMEVNSSPGLEGIEKSTQIDIAGKIMDYIEKNVPNPGGKKRRIKRDNIGA is encoded by the coding sequence ATGAGAGTATATATTTTATCAAGAAATTCAAAGCTATATTCTACTAGAAGATTAGTTGAAGCAGGAGAAAAAAAAGGCTGGGAAATAAAAGTAATTGATTATTTAAGGTGCACAATTGAAATTATTAAAGGTGAACTTTTAATAAATTATTTAGGAAAAAAATTACCTGTTCCAGATGCAATTATTCCAAGAATTGGCGCAAGTAGAACATTTTATGGAACTGCAATGGTAAGACATTTTGAAATGATGGATGTTTTTAGTACTTCTGGAAATTTAGCTATTGCAAGAAGTAGAGACAAACTAAGAAGTTTACAAGTTTTATCAAAGAATGGTGTTGATATGCCAAGAACCGTTTTTGCCTCAAACAAATCGAGTGCAAAGGACGTTATTGCCCTAAGTGGTGGAGCACCATTGGTTCTTAAAATTTTAGAAGGAACTCAAGGTGTTGGAGTAGTACTACTAGATAGTGAAAAAGCTGCAAAATCTGTTTTAGATGCCTTTTATGGGATGGATGTAAACTTACTTGTTCAAGAGTTTATAGAAGAAGCAGGAGGAGCTGATATAAGAGCTTTAGTTGTAGGTGGTGAAGTTGTTGGAGCAATGAAAAGACAAGGTGCAGAAGGAGATTTTAGATCAAACTTACACCAAGGTGGAAGTGCTACATCTTATAAATTAAATAGAAAAGAAAAATCAACTGCCTTAGCAGCTGCAAAAGCTATGGGCTTAGGAGTTTGTGGAGTAGATATGATTCCTTCAAGTCGTGGTCCTCTTGTAATGGAAGTTAATTCAAGTCCAGGTTTAGAAGGAATAGAAAAATCAACTCAAATTGATATTGCTGGAAAGATTATGGATTATATTGAAAAGAATGTACCTAACCCAGGAGGCAAAAAAAGAAGAATCAAAAGAGATAATATTGGGGCATAA
- a CDS encoding RimK/LysX family protein: MKIVGKKELISIIDLELYDLDAKVDTGADSNALHCDDIEIKDNLVYFTLLDEVHPSYHGKRMKMPLFKLKKVRSSNGQLQERASIKVNVEFMGKKYKSVITLTNRADMKLPMLIGRKFLSKRFLVDVSKEYLSKL, translated from the coding sequence ATGAAAATTGTGGGTAAAAAAGAACTTATATCAATAATTGATTTAGAACTTTATGACTTAGATGCAAAAGTTGACACAGGTGCAGACTCAAATGCATTACACTGTGATGATATAGAGATAAAAGATAATTTAGTATATTTTACACTACTTGATGAAGTACACCCTTCTTATCATGGGAAGAGAATGAAAATGCCACTTTTTAAATTAAAAAAAGTAAGAAGTTCTAATGGTCAACTTCAAGAAAGAGCTTCTATCAAGGTTAATGTAGAATTTATGGGCAAAAAGTATAAGAGTGTAATTACTCTTACAAATAGAGCAGATATGAAACTACCTATGCTAATAGGAAGAAAGTTCTTAAGTAAGAGGTTCTTAGTTGATGTATCAAAAGAGTATTTATCTAAATTATAA
- a CDS encoding cytochrome-c peroxidase: MKYLNLVALATTALLVAGCTNSTLSKEELEQKIKQKEQLGKVLFFDKNLSKNRTQACATCHNPNRGFTDDRDNGIKAMASLGDNNKSLGDRQAPSAAYAMFSPKFHYDKESKQYIGGQFWDGREDTLAGQAGGPPTNPIEMGMPSKKAVVDRLKENPYYLETFKTIYGEDIFLSNEKAYTAMTDSIEKFEQTKEFAPFDSKYDRFLRGEYDLTPLEDLGRSLFFSNANNSCANCHLNKPEDSEGETFTNYEYHNIGTPINHELRAKNGVKDIDKGLLANPKVTDKKHLGKHKVPTLRNVAVTAPYMHNGVFKDLRTVVEFYDKYNNKERTINPETGKPWAEPEVEETISLEDLKAKKQNDRKIDALVAFMKLLTDKRYEHLLEEE; this comes from the coding sequence ATGAAATATTTAAATCTAGTTGCCCTAGCAACGACTGCTTTACTTGTTGCTGGTTGTACAAACTCTACTTTATCAAAAGAAGAGTTAGAACAAAAAATAAAACAAAAAGAACAATTAGGAAAAGTCTTATTCTTTGATAAAAACTTATCTAAAAATAGAACACAAGCTTGTGCTACTTGTCACAATCCTAATAGAGGTTTTACCGATGATAGAGACAATGGAATAAAAGCCATGGCATCTCTTGGGGACAACAACAAATCTCTAGGCGATAGACAAGCACCAAGTGCAGCATATGCAATGTTTAGCCCAAAGTTTCATTATGATAAAGAAAGCAAGCAATATATTGGTGGTCAATTCTGGGATGGAAGAGAAGATACTTTAGCAGGACAAGCAGGAGGTCCTCCTACAAATCCAATTGAAATGGGAATGCCATCTAAAAAAGCTGTTGTAGATAGACTTAAAGAGAACCCTTATTATTTAGAAACATTTAAGACAATTTATGGGGAAGATATTTTCTTATCAAATGAAAAAGCTTATACTGCAATGACTGATTCAATTGAAAAATTTGAACAAACAAAAGAATTTGCACCTTTTGATTCAAAATATGATAGATTTTTAAGAGGGGAATATGATTTAACTCCATTAGAGGATTTAGGAAGATCACTATTTTTCTCAAATGCAAATAACTCTTGTGCCAACTGCCACTTAAATAAACCAGAAGATTCAGAGGGTGAAACATTTACAAACTATGAGTATCACAATATAGGAACACCTATTAATCATGAATTAAGAGCTAAAAATGGTGTAAAAGATATTGATAAAGGCTTATTAGCAAATCCAAAAGTTACTGATAAAAAACATTTAGGTAAACACAAAGTTCCTACTTTAAGAAATGTAGCAGTTACTGCTCCATATATGCACAATGGTGTATTTAAAGATTTAAGAACTGTAGTTGAATTTTATGATAAATATAATAATAAAGAAAGAACAATAAATCCAGAAACAGGAAAACCTTGGGCAGAACCTGAAGTAGAAGAGACTATTTCCTTAGAGGATTTAAAAGCAAAAAAACAAAATGATAGAAAAATAGATGCCTTAGTTGCATTTATGAAACTTTTAACTGACAAAAGATACGAACACCTACTAGAAGAGGAATAA
- a CDS encoding sterol desaturase family protein: MNDLLLFEYLINPDKRTFWVYIISSIAIAMIYLYFNKKYIRTNISKALWLHPSAKLDYYYFILSYIIKVAIIFPIVISANSVALYIRKLLYLEFGFNHINTLSYEVVIIMYTITLFIISDFTRYWLHRFLHTIPFLWEFHKIHHSAKVLNPLTFYRVHPIENILFGFRYSFSIGLTTGVFLYFFGSKIGTVEIIGANAFVFLFSFLGSNLRHSHIPLGYFTFLEKWLISPKQHQIHHSKNFFDKNYGGYLSVWDRVFGTLKLSQEVKVLKFGLRKEQMKEYNSIKNLLLLPFINILRRRS, from the coding sequence GTGAATGACCTTTTACTCTTTGAGTATTTAATAAACCCAGATAAGAGAACTTTCTGGGTTTATATTATCTCTTCAATTGCTATTGCAATGATTTATTTATACTTTAATAAAAAATATATAAGAACTAATATATCTAAAGCTTTATGGCTACACCCAAGTGCTAAGCTTGATTATTACTATTTTATTCTTTCATATATTATTAAAGTTGCAATAATTTTTCCAATAGTAATTAGCGCAAATAGTGTTGCATTATATATAAGAAAACTTCTTTATTTAGAGTTTGGATTTAATCATATAAATACTCTTTCTTATGAAGTAGTAATTATTATGTACACTATTACACTTTTTATTATAAGTGACTTTACAAGATATTGGCTTCATAGATTTCTTCATACTATTCCTTTTTTATGGGAGTTTCATAAGATACATCATAGTGCAAAAGTTTTAAATCCTCTAACTTTTTATAGAGTTCACCCAATAGAGAATATTCTTTTTGGTTTTCGATACTCTTTTAGTATAGGACTTACAACTGGAGTATTTCTGTATTTTTTTGGTTCAAAAATTGGAACTGTAGAAATAATTGGGGCTAATGCTTTTGTATTTCTTTTTTCTTTTTTAGGTTCAAACTTAAGACATTCACATATTCCTCTTGGATATTTTACTTTTTTAGAAAAATGGCTTATTTCACCAAAACAACATCAAATACATCATAGTAAAAACTTTTTTGATAAAAATTATGGTGGATATTTGAGTGTTTGGGATAGAGTTTTTGGAACATTAAAACTTTCACAGGAAGTTAAAGTTTTAAAATTTGGACTTAGAAAAGAGCAAATGAAAGAGTATAACTCAATAAAAAACTTATTACTATTACCATTTATAAATATTTTAAGAAGGAGAAGTTAA